One Trichosurus vulpecula isolate mTriVul1 chromosome 7, mTriVul1.pri, whole genome shotgun sequence genomic region harbors:
- the YWHAG gene encoding 14-3-3 protein gamma — protein sequence MVDREQLVQKARLAEQAERYDDMAAAMKNVTELNEPLSNEERNLLSVAYKNVVGARRSSWRVISSIEQKTSADGNEKKIEMVRAYREKIEKELEAVCQDVLSLLDNYLIKNCSETQYESKVFYLKMKGDYYRYLAEVATGEKRATVVESSEKAYSEAHEISKEHMQPTHPIRLGLALNYSVFYYEIQNAPEQACHLAKTAFDDAIAELDTLNEDSYKDSTLIMQLLRDNLTLWTSDQQDDDGGEGNN from the exons ATGGTGGACCGCGAACAACTGGTGCAGAAAGCCCGGCTGGCCGAGCAGGCGGAGCGCTACGACGACATGGCCGCGGCCATGAAGAAC GTGACAGAGCTGAATGAACCACTGTCCAATGAAGAAAGAAACCTCCTCTCCGTGGCATACAAGAACGTGGTGGGGGCTCGGCGTTCCTCCTGGCGGGTCATCAGCAGCATCGAGCAGAAGACGTCCGCCGATGGCAACGAGAAGAAGATCGAGATGGTGCGTGCCTACCGCGAGAAGATTGAGAAGGAGCTGGAAGCCGTGTGCCAGGACGTGCTGAGCCTGCTGGACAACTACCTGATTAAGAATTGCAGCGAGACCCAGTACGAGAGCAAGGTCTTCTACCTGAAGATGAAGGGGGACTACTACCGCTACCTGGCTGAAGTGGCCACGGGGGAGAAGAGGGCCACGGTGGTGGAGTCCTCGGAGAAGGCCTACAGCGAAGCCCACGAGATCAGCAAGGAGCACATGCAGCCCACCCACCCCATCAGGCTGGGCCTGGCTCTCAACTACTCCGTTTTCTACTATGAGATCCAGAACGCACCCGAGCAGGCCTGCCACCTGGCCAAGACCGCCTTCGATGACGCCATCGCGGAGCTGGACACCCTCAACGAGGACTCCTACAAGGACTCCACTCTCATCATGCAGCTCCTCCGGGACAACCTAACGCTCTGGACCAGTGATCAGCAAGACGACGATGGTGGAGAAGGCAACAATTAA